A genomic region of Rhodothermales bacterium contains the following coding sequences:
- the rho gene encoding transcription termination factor Rho: MSEKRFDGILELIGDKKFGFIREFRSDMPKGDSDPFVAPQIIKKWRLRDGLLMTGDLRPGRKGDMQVSRIDTVMGVPLETWTKFKRFESGQTVFPDEKLNLVTSPRNFTMRVVDLSAPLGKGQRALIVAPPRAGKTYILKEMAAAITENHPEVELVALLVDERPEEVTDIKRTTKATVFASSNDREEDNHVRVATLALAYAKRLVEMKRDVVILLDSLTRLGRTFNMFMGGSGRTLSGGLDANSLKIPRKIFGAARNIEGGGSLTIVATALIDTGSRMDEVIFQEFKGTGNAEIVLDREMANKRIYPAINLRKTGTRNEELLIPKDKIEQHRRLFRVLNSRGPIDAMQALLRHIQGSRTNDDLLDQLIPAEMD, encoded by the coding sequence ATGTCGGAAAAACGATTCGACGGGATCCTCGAACTGATCGGGGACAAGAAATTCGGCTTTATCCGCGAATTCCGATCGGATATGCCCAAGGGGGACTCCGATCCCTTTGTCGCACCCCAGATCATCAAGAAGTGGCGGCTTCGAGACGGCCTCCTGATGACCGGTGATCTCCGGCCGGGCCGGAAAGGCGACATGCAGGTGTCCCGCATTGACACCGTCATGGGCGTGCCTCTCGAGACCTGGACCAAGTTCAAGCGGTTCGAGTCCGGGCAGACCGTCTTCCCGGATGAAAAACTGAACCTGGTGACCAGTCCGCGCAACTTTACCATGCGCGTGGTCGACCTGTCCGCACCGCTCGGCAAGGGCCAGCGCGCCTTGATTGTGGCGCCCCCGAGGGCAGGCAAGACCTACATCCTCAAGGAAATGGCTGCGGCGATCACGGAGAACCATCCGGAGGTGGAGCTTGTGGCCCTGCTTGTAGACGAGCGACCGGAAGAGGTGACGGACATCAAGCGCACCACGAAGGCGACCGTCTTTGCATCCTCCAACGACCGGGAGGAGGACAACCACGTGCGTGTCGCCACACTGGCGCTGGCCTACGCCAAGCGGCTGGTCGAGATGAAGCGCGATGTGGTCATTCTGCTGGATTCGCTGACCCGCCTGGGCCGCACGTTCAACATGTTCATGGGCGGTAGCGGTCGCACGCTTTCGGGTGGTCTGGATGCCAACTCGCTCAAGATCCCACGCAAGATCTTCGGCGCAGCGCGCAACATCGAGGGTGGTGGATCCCTTACCATCGTGGCGACGGCGCTCATCGACACCGGCTCTCGTATGGATGAAGTGATCTTCCAGGAGTTCAAGGGCACTGGCAACGCGGAGATCGTGCTGGACCGGGAGATGGCGAACAAACGCATCTATCCGGCCATCAACCTGCGCAAGACGGGCACCCGGAATGAGGAGCTCCTCATTCCGAAGGACAAGATTGAGCAGCACCGCAGGCTCTTCCGTGTGCTGAACAGCCGCGGGCCCATCGATGCCATGCAGGCCCTGTTGCGACACATTCAGGGCAGTCGCACGAACGACGACCTGCTGGATCAGCTGATTCCGGCCGAGATGGACTGA
- a CDS encoding alpha/beta fold hydrolase, which translates to MSSGPSGGPPVLILHGWGSSAAVMQGFAQSLEDRYRVLNVDLPGHGLAAAPPESMDMEAHAEAVAGHLVGPAHVIGHSNGGRIALYMAGSDRYAHLIRSLTLISPSGVRRPRTAAYHVRRTVATVLKAPFRPLPTFLREPGLDWLRHSLVWRLLGSSDYRKLEGPMRETFVQLVNTYVEERLDRIAAPTLLFWGDADQAILKAQIDVLMAGIPEIGLVTLEGAGHYGFLDQPATVYAGTRHFLDQLEETA; encoded by the coding sequence ATGAGTTCAGGCCCTTCCGGGGGGCCGCCCGTGCTGATCCTGCACGGCTGGGGTAGTTCGGCGGCTGTGATGCAGGGCTTTGCACAATCGCTGGAAGACCGGTACCGCGTGCTTAATGTGGATCTGCCGGGGCATGGTCTCGCGGCCGCTCCCCCGGAATCGATGGACATGGAGGCGCACGCCGAGGCGGTCGCCGGGCACCTCGTCGGGCCAGCGCACGTAATCGGTCACTCGAACGGAGGCCGCATCGCCCTGTACATGGCCGGTTCGGACCGCTACGCCCACCTCATCCGGTCACTCACACTGATCTCCCCTTCCGGTGTGCGTCGTCCCCGAACGGCGGCCTACCACGTGCGGCGCACGGTAGCCACCGTGCTCAAGGCGCCCTTCCGGCCGCTGCCAACCTTCCTGCGCGAGCCCGGTCTGGACTGGCTGCGGCACTCGCTGGTCTGGCGACTTCTGGGTTCGTCCGACTACCGCAAACTGGAAGGACCCATGCGGGAGACCTTCGTGCAACTGGTCAACACGTACGTCGAGGAGCGCCTGGACCGCATCGCCGCGCCCACCCTGCTCTTCTGGGGCGATGCAGACCAGGCCATCCTGAAAGCCCAGATTGATGTGCTCATGGCAGGTATCCCGGAGATCGGTCTGGTCACACTTGAGGGAGCCGGCCACTACGGCTTCCTGGACCAGCCGGCCACTGTCTATGCAGGCACCCGTCACTTTCTGGATCAGCTGGAGGAGACGGCATGA
- a CDS encoding UDP-N-acetylmuramoyl-tripeptide--D-alanyl-D-alanine ligase, whose amino-acid sequence MILPLALLASGFALWRIGRRLQFFLHIHQLEGYKRSGFLRWVGARPFDAWLRLSHLLGAVLLAVHWLGGLPVWALLLLWAACFASSRRYRRDRPKKPLAMTPRMTREAVTAGLLALLLPAVTLSLLQTGFWSAWLTGLLAADLLAPGLVLGGATLMAPVEAYIREGFKRQARRKLASRPDLRIVAITGSYGKTSVKFAVAEVLAQRYQVLATPGSFNTPMGICKVINNDLKPHHQVLVLEMGIRHPGDIAELCAIARPHVAVITGIGIAHLETMGSQDAIAREKGSLLDFLLPGGSAVLNADDPYYEAFASKTRHLAVSTGGTSADLVASEVDYGAEGTRFTVRADDEVVPVTMRLLGRHNVGNALLALAVGRQMGIRLRAGARALSRQDPVPHRLALREEGGLLVLDDAFNSNPVGARNAVEVLGAFAPRTRFVITPGMVELGDREYEENRAFGAAMHGHVDHAILVGPARTVAISEGLRDAGMPAERIHVVGTLFEARELLASLASSGDVVLYENDLPDQYTEA is encoded by the coding sequence ATGATCCTACCCCTCGCACTGCTTGCGTCGGGCTTTGCCCTGTGGCGGATTGGCAGAAGGCTCCAGTTCTTTCTGCACATTCACCAGTTGGAGGGTTACAAGCGCTCTGGATTCCTGCGCTGGGTCGGAGCGCGCCCGTTCGACGCCTGGCTGCGTCTCTCCCACCTTCTGGGCGCCGTGCTGCTGGCCGTGCACTGGCTCGGTGGACTGCCTGTCTGGGCGCTCCTTCTACTGTGGGCTGCCTGCTTTGCGTCCAGCCGGCGGTACCGCAGAGACCGGCCCAAGAAGCCGCTGGCCATGACGCCCCGCATGACGCGAGAGGCAGTAACAGCCGGACTCCTGGCCCTGTTGCTGCCCGCGGTTACCCTGTCCCTCCTACAAACCGGTTTTTGGTCGGCCTGGCTGACCGGATTGCTGGCGGCAGATCTGCTGGCACCAGGTCTGGTGCTCGGCGGCGCGACACTGATGGCCCCCGTCGAGGCGTACATCCGGGAGGGCTTCAAGCGACAGGCCCGCCGCAAGCTCGCCTCCCGACCCGATCTGCGCATCGTCGCGATCACAGGCTCCTACGGCAAAACCAGCGTCAAATTTGCGGTCGCGGAAGTGTTGGCCCAGCGCTATCAGGTGCTGGCCACGCCTGGATCCTTCAACACGCCCATGGGCATCTGCAAGGTCATCAACAACGACCTGAAGCCTCACCACCAGGTATTGGTGCTGGAGATGGGCATTCGGCATCCGGGCGACATCGCCGAGCTCTGTGCCATTGCCAGACCCCACGTCGCCGTGATCACCGGTATCGGCATCGCCCATCTGGAGACCATGGGCAGCCAGGACGCCATCGCCCGCGAGAAGGGGTCGCTGCTCGATTTCCTGCTTCCGGGTGGTTCGGCTGTGCTCAATGCCGACGACCCGTACTACGAAGCGTTTGCCTCCAAGACTCGGCATCTGGCGGTATCCACGGGAGGAACGTCCGCCGATCTTGTGGCCTCGGAGGTGGACTACGGGGCTGAGGGCACCCGATTCACCGTGCGCGCGGACGATGAGGTCGTACCCGTCACCATGCGCCTGCTGGGCCGGCACAACGTGGGCAATGCGCTGCTGGCCCTCGCCGTCGGCAGGCAGATGGGCATACGGCTGCGCGCAGGAGCGCGAGCATTGTCTCGCCAGGACCCAGTGCCGCACCGGCTCGCCCTGCGCGAAGAAGGCGGCTTGCTGGTGCTGGACGATGCGTTCAACAGCAACCCGGTGGGGGCTCGCAATGCGGTGGAGGTGCTTGGGGCCTTCGCCCCGCGTACCCGATTCGTCATCACGCCGGGCATGGTCGAACTGGGTGACCGGGAATACGAAGAAAACCGGGCCTTCGGGGCCGCGATGCACGGGCACGTAGATCACGCAATCCTGGTAGGCCCCGCGCGGACCGTAGCGATTTCTGAGGGACTGCGGGACGCTGGCATGCCGGCCGAGCGCATTCATGTGGTCGGCACGTTGTTCGAGGCACGCGAACTTCTGGCTTCCCTTGCGTCCTCCGGAGATGTGGTTCTGTATGAGAACGACCTCCCGGACCAGTACACGGAGGCCTGA
- a CDS encoding ribonuclease HII, with translation MLPGLELLPLDGPLPECADDALERAVRDAGYGVVAGVDEVGRGCLAGPVVAAAAILPAGFVLEGLTDSKKMSLEARTAADAALRQQAAVSVGICTVKEIDRWNILRASLQAMQRALQGLGTQPDFLLVDGNQTLPGMSCPQQTVIKGDARCVSIAAASVVAKVARDRMMAELAAEYPEYGWERNVGYGSGEHLDALRRLGPTPHHRRSFRLGIEDQSQTSLF, from the coding sequence ATGCTGCCAGGCCTCGAACTGCTTCCCCTGGACGGGCCGCTCCCTGAATGTGCAGACGATGCCCTCGAGCGCGCCGTGCGCGACGCCGGCTACGGCGTGGTGGCCGGTGTGGACGAAGTGGGCCGTGGTTGCCTGGCGGGCCCGGTGGTGGCGGCGGCGGCGATCCTGCCGGCCGGCTTCGTTCTGGAGGGCCTGACCGACTCGAAGAAGATGTCCCTGGAGGCCCGAACAGCGGCCGATGCGGCCCTGCGGCAACAGGCAGCCGTGAGCGTCGGCATCTGCACGGTCAAGGAGATCGACCGGTGGAATATCCTCCGGGCCTCGCTGCAGGCCATGCAGCGTGCGCTGCAGGGGCTGGGCACGCAACCTGACTTTCTGTTGGTAGACGGCAACCAGACGCTTCCGGGGATGTCCTGTCCGCAACAGACGGTGATCAAGGGCGATGCCCGCTGCGTCTCCATTGCCGCCGCGTCCGTGGTGGCCAAGGTGGCCCGTGACCGCATGATGGCCGAGTTGGCTGCCGAGTACCCGGAATATGGCTGGGAGCGCAATGTCGGCTATGGCAGCGGCGAACACCTGGATGCCCTGAGACGGCTTGGGCCTACGCCGCACCATCGGCGCAGCTTTCGCCTGGGAATCGAGGACCAGTCCCAGACCTCCCTGTTTTGA
- a CDS encoding glycosyltransferase family 2 protein: MKPQVSVIIVSWNARHLLERCLPSVVATAYENVEVVLADNGSTDDSVTWVRQHHPSVRVIEHGSNLGFCAGNNRAIEQTDSPYVVLLNNDVEVEPDWLDHLIDEAEAQPKVAALQPKVLQFDERHLFEYAGAAGGHLDRFAYPFARGRIFFDLEEDLGQYDEPADVFWATGAAMLLRRSALDTVGLLDEAFEFHMEEIDLCWRLQRAGFRVRAVPASKVYHMGGSSLAQGSPRKTRYNFRNSLLMLYKNLPPAEFRRAFAGRLVLDSLAVIRFLLRGEWRSATAVISAFAQAHRMKSFYEPAPPGQARPSFHGSIAWHYYARRRISFSQLPPERLQVSR, from the coding sequence TTGAAGCCGCAGGTCTCGGTCATCATCGTGTCGTGGAATGCGCGGCACCTGCTGGAGCGGTGCCTGCCGAGCGTGGTGGCGACCGCCTACGAGAACGTGGAAGTCGTTCTCGCCGACAACGGATCCACCGACGACTCAGTCACCTGGGTCCGGCAGCACCATCCGTCCGTGCGTGTCATCGAGCACGGCAGCAACCTGGGATTCTGTGCGGGCAATAACCGCGCGATTGAGCAGACCGACAGCCCCTACGTGGTGCTGCTGAACAACGACGTGGAGGTCGAACCCGATTGGCTGGATCACCTGATCGATGAGGCAGAAGCCCAGCCGAAGGTGGCTGCACTGCAGCCCAAGGTGCTCCAGTTTGACGAACGTCACCTGTTCGAGTATGCGGGTGCCGCCGGCGGTCATTTGGACCGCTTCGCGTATCCGTTTGCCCGAGGCCGCATCTTCTTCGATCTGGAGGAAGACCTGGGGCAGTATGACGAACCTGCCGATGTCTTCTGGGCCACCGGTGCAGCCATGCTCCTGCGCCGAAGCGCACTGGACACCGTCGGCCTGCTGGATGAGGCGTTTGAGTTCCACATGGAGGAAATCGACCTCTGCTGGCGGCTGCAGAGAGCAGGATTTCGGGTCCGTGCCGTGCCGGCCTCGAAGGTCTACCACATGGGCGGCAGCAGCCTCGCGCAAGGATCGCCCCGCAAGACCCGCTACAACTTCCGCAACAGCCTGCTGATGCTCTACAAGAACCTGCCTCCGGCGGAATTCAGACGGGCGTTTGCAGGCAGACTGGTGTTGGACTCACTGGCCGTGATCCGTTTTCTGCTGCGTGGAGAATGGCGTTCGGCGACTGCGGTGATCTCCGCTTTCGCCCAGGCTCACCGGATGAAATCATTCTACGAACCGGCGCCCCCGGGCCAGGCCCGGCCCTCATTCCACGGCAGCATCGCGTGGCACTACTACGCCAGGCGCAGGATCAGCTTCAGTCAGCTGCCGCCGGAGCGACTTCAGGTTTCTCGGTAA
- a CDS encoding DMT family transporter gives MTVGAPDGEAKPVWVLPLVMAGVLCFAGSAILVRYASAAPGMAVAALRTSFAILLLAPVGIPATMKVWRNLGRRDVWLILGAGFLLGIHFVMWISSIYYTSVASAAVLVATGPIFMALFGFLLLGERISRRTTLAIFAAVAGSVLLGLAGGKSNPPIDGNPLLGNALALGAAVVWALYLLIGRVVRRRVDWLPYVFPLYVVAGLTTLAFAVGSGTPLGGYPMLVYLLCVAMAVFPQILGHGSFNYAVKFYPAAFLGLVSLLEPIGAAALGLLLFDELPGPLAVVGMVIILVAVGSTLTEKPEVAPAAAD, from the coding sequence ATGACAGTCGGCGCGCCGGACGGCGAAGCCAAACCGGTTTGGGTGCTGCCCCTGGTGATGGCAGGGGTGCTCTGTTTTGCCGGCAGCGCAATTCTGGTGCGGTATGCTTCGGCAGCACCGGGTATGGCCGTAGCGGCTCTGCGCACGTCTTTCGCGATCCTGCTGTTGGCGCCTGTGGGCATCCCCGCCACCATGAAGGTGTGGCGCAACCTGGGCAGGAGGGATGTATGGCTGATCCTCGGAGCAGGGTTTCTGCTGGGCATCCACTTTGTGATGTGGATCAGTTCGATCTACTACACGAGCGTCGCTTCCGCTGCGGTCCTGGTCGCCACTGGCCCGATCTTCATGGCCCTGTTCGGTTTCCTGCTCCTCGGCGAACGAATCAGTCGGCGCACCACGCTGGCGATCTTCGCCGCCGTGGCGGGGAGCGTATTGCTGGGGCTGGCCGGCGGCAAGTCCAACCCACCGATTGACGGCAACCCGCTGCTCGGAAATGCGCTGGCCCTGGGTGCAGCCGTGGTGTGGGCGCTTTACCTGCTGATTGGACGGGTGGTTCGTCGGCGGGTCGATTGGTTGCCCTACGTCTTCCCGTTGTACGTGGTCGCCGGGCTCACGACTCTGGCTTTCGCAGTCGGCAGCGGCACGCCGCTGGGCGGCTACCCGATGCTCGTCTACCTGCTGTGCGTGGCCATGGCCGTATTTCCACAGATTCTCGGGCACGGCTCGTTCAATTACGCCGTGAAGTTCTACCCCGCCGCGTTCCTGGGGCTTGTGAGTCTGCTCGAACCGATTGGCGCTGCCGCGCTGGGATTGCTGCTGTTTGACGAATTGCCCGGACCCCTGGCCGTCGTCGGCATGGTGATCATTCTCGTGGCCGTCGGCAGTACCCTTACCGAGAAACCTGAAGTCGCTCCGGCGGCAGCTGACTGA
- a CDS encoding DUF4293 family protein, protein MIQRIQTVWLLLGAVACAYGAWMHSTAPGSAEWVATAALAGFSLAGLLGVAAIFLYQNRDTQRKVALGAQYVVLLALGAAAFGLWQHSQAADMAALTTTDWVFVALPLVGFVLFRQGRRGVESDIKLLKSVDRLR, encoded by the coding sequence ATGATTCAGCGTATACAGACAGTCTGGCTTCTGCTGGGAGCCGTGGCCTGCGCCTACGGCGCCTGGATGCACTCTACCGCGCCTGGTTCGGCGGAGTGGGTGGCCACGGCTGCGTTGGCAGGCTTCAGTCTCGCGGGGCTGCTCGGAGTGGCAGCCATTTTCCTCTATCAGAACCGTGATACCCAGCGCAAGGTCGCTCTGGGGGCGCAGTATGTGGTGCTGCTGGCGCTTGGAGCGGCGGCATTTGGTCTGTGGCAGCATTCGCAGGCAGCCGACATGGCGGCGCTCACGACCACAGACTGGGTTTTTGTGGCACTCCCGCTGGTCGGCTTTGTGCTGTTCCGCCAGGGGCGACGCGGCGTGGAATCCGACATCAAGCTGCTCAAGTCGGTAGACCGGCTGCGATGA
- a CDS encoding isocitrate/isopropylmalate dehydrogenase family protein, giving the protein MAHHITLIPGDGIGPEVTEATVKVLEATGCSFNWDVQDQVGVAAMDSHGVPLPETVLESIRTNQVALKGPVTTPVGKGFKSVNVQLRQKLDLYANVRPAKSLPGLDTPFKDVDMVIFRENTEGLYSGLESYDERHDIADSIARISKAGSERIVRFAFDYAKRQGRRQVTVVHKANILKLTSGMFLRVAREVAPAYPSVEFNDRIVDNMCMQLVVRPHKYDCIVTTNLFGDILSDLAAGLVGGLGVIAGANIGDEYAVFEAVHGSAPDIAGQNKANPTALIRSAEMMLRHLEEFAAADALHAGLIDHYTEGKHLTGDLGGSASTTEFADRLADRVATHA; this is encoded by the coding sequence ATGGCGCATCATATCACGCTCATCCCCGGCGACGGCATCGGCCCGGAAGTCACCGAAGCCACCGTCAAGGTTCTGGAAGCCACCGGCTGCTCATTCAATTGGGACGTACAGGACCAGGTGGGTGTCGCGGCCATGGACAGCCACGGGGTTCCACTTCCAGAAACGGTGCTGGAGTCCATCCGCACCAACCAGGTTGCCCTCAAAGGACCGGTCACGACGCCCGTAGGCAAGGGCTTCAAGAGCGTGAACGTGCAGTTGCGTCAGAAGCTGGACCTGTACGCGAACGTGCGGCCTGCCAAGTCACTTCCCGGCCTGGATACGCCGTTCAAGGACGTGGACATGGTGATCTTCCGGGAGAACACCGAGGGGCTTTATTCCGGGTTGGAGTCCTACGACGAGCGTCACGACATCGCCGATTCCATCGCCCGCATCTCCAAGGCCGGGTCCGAGCGCATTGTCCGGTTCGCGTTCGACTATGCCAAGCGGCAGGGGCGCCGGCAGGTGACGGTGGTGCACAAGGCAAACATCCTCAAGCTGACTTCCGGCATGTTTCTGCGGGTGGCGCGAGAGGTGGCTCCCGCGTACCCGTCTGTGGAGTTCAACGATCGCATTGTAGACAACATGTGCATGCAGCTCGTCGTGCGACCGCACAAGTACGACTGCATTGTCACCACTAACCTGTTCGGAGACATCCTGAGCGACCTGGCGGCCGGCCTGGTCGGCGGGCTGGGTGTTATCGCCGGCGCAAACATTGGCGACGAGTACGCCGTGTTCGAGGCGGTGCATGGATCGGCGCCTGACATTGCCGGGCAGAACAAGGCGAACCCGACCGCGCTGATCCGGTCCGCGGAAATGATGCTTCGGCACCTGGAAGAGTTCGCCGCAGCGGATGCCCTGCACGCCGGCCTGATCGATCACTACACCGAAGGCAAGCACCTGACCGGTGACCTCGGCGGCTCCGCTTCAACCACAGAATTTGCGGATCGGCTGGCCGACCGCGTAGCCACACACGCCTGA
- a CDS encoding biopolymer transporter ExbD: protein MSGHFKKKNTTKQDIPTASLPDIIFMLLIFFMVSTVLREQTVQVRTLLPQAEAITKIDQKRLVSYVWIGPRKLEANRVGDTAVQIDDALIDELTNVRTIMYRKLVEQPRLIVSLRVDQEAEMGSVLDVQQELREAGTLRINYSTKRQVS from the coding sequence ATGTCGGGTCACTTCAAGAAAAAGAACACGACGAAGCAGGATATCCCTACCGCTTCGCTCCCGGACATCATCTTCATGCTGCTGATCTTCTTTATGGTCAGTACGGTGCTCCGCGAGCAGACGGTTCAGGTTCGTACGCTGCTTCCGCAGGCTGAAGCCATCACCAAAATCGACCAGAAACGGCTCGTGTCGTACGTCTGGATCGGTCCCCGCAAGCTGGAAGCGAACCGGGTTGGTGATACGGCCGTGCAGATTGACGATGCCCTCATCGATGAACTGACCAACGTGCGCACCATCATGTACCGGAAGCTCGTCGAGCAGCCGCGATTGATTGTGTCGCTGCGTGTGGACCAGGAAGCCGAAATGGGCTCGGTGCTTGACGTGCAGCAGGAGCTGCGCGAGGCGGGCACGCTGCGCATCAACTACTCGACCAAACGTCAGGTGTCCTGA
- a CDS encoding biopolymer transporter ExbD, translated as MALLKKKKRTEAEIPTSSMADIAFLLLIFFLVTTTIDVDTGIGMVLPPKLEEDVEPPPIKERNVLKILVNETGMVLMEDQPSAADLVRAEVKKHVLNNGADLAYSEAPGKALVSIKTARQTPYENYVEVLDEVWMAYFEMWDSEARQLGYADYATYVEAIEQNGAENEIREKIKPAISIAEPDAA; from the coding sequence ATGGCACTGCTAAAGAAAAAGAAGCGGACAGAGGCGGAAATCCCGACATCATCGATGGCGGACATCGCCTTCCTGCTGCTCATCTTCTTCCTGGTGACCACCACCATCGATGTCGACACCGGCATCGGCATGGTGCTGCCGCCGAAGCTGGAGGAAGATGTGGAGCCGCCGCCGATCAAGGAGCGCAACGTGCTCAAGATCCTGGTCAACGAGACCGGCATGGTCCTCATGGAGGATCAGCCGTCCGCCGCTGACCTGGTGCGGGCCGAGGTCAAGAAGCACGTCCTGAACAACGGGGCGGATCTGGCCTACTCGGAAGCCCCGGGCAAGGCGCTCGTGTCGATCAAGACCGCCCGACAGACACCCTACGAGAACTACGTAGAGGTGCTGGACGAGGTCTGGATGGCCTATTTCGAGATGTGGGATTCGGAGGCGCGTCAGTTGGGTTATGCCGACTACGCGACCTACGTCGAAGCCATCGAACAGAACGGAGCGGAGAACGAGATACGGGAGAAGATCAAGCCCGCCATCTCCATCGCCGAGCCGGACGCGGCCTAA
- a CDS encoding MotA/TolQ/ExbB proton channel family protein, with protein sequence MNLLSLLLMLPQEVAADDSFVNALVQRFNEGGEYMWPVLISLIIGLAIAFERIITLNRADINTRKFIVNVKGALEEGGVSAAEEICANTRGPVASVFQAGLLRHDEGIEAVEKAVVSYGSIEMSFLERGLVWLSLFISLAPMFGFLGTVVGMVEAFDAIESAGDISPSLVAGGIKVALLTTVFGLITAIILQFFYNYVVSKIDRIVIDMEEASIELIDSLVLLQAGRPVSENA encoded by the coding sequence ATGAATCTTCTTAGTCTGCTCCTCATGCTGCCGCAGGAAGTGGCTGCCGACGACAGTTTCGTCAATGCACTTGTTCAGCGGTTCAATGAGGGCGGCGAGTACATGTGGCCGGTTCTCATTTCGCTGATCATCGGACTCGCGATCGCCTTTGAGCGCATCATCACGCTCAACCGCGCGGACATCAACACGCGCAAGTTCATCGTGAACGTCAAGGGGGCCCTCGAAGAAGGTGGCGTCTCCGCAGCAGAAGAGATCTGCGCCAATACGCGCGGCCCTGTTGCTTCCGTTTTCCAGGCTGGTCTCCTTCGCCATGACGAGGGAATCGAAGCCGTAGAGAAAGCCGTCGTTTCCTATGGTTCCATTGAGATGAGCTTCCTCGAGCGAGGGCTCGTGTGGCTGTCGCTGTTCATCTCCCTGGCTCCGATGTTCGGCTTCCTCGGAACGGTTGTTGGAATGGTCGAGGCCTTCGACGCCATCGAGTCCGCCGGTGACATTTCCCCGTCCCTCGTGGCCGGTGGTATCAAGGTTGCCCTGCTCACGACGGTGTTCGGTCTCATCACGGCCATCATCCTGCAGTTCTTCTACAACTACGTCGTTTCCAAGATTGACCGCATCGTCATCGACATGGAGGAGGCCTCGATCGAGCTGATCGATTCGCTGGTGCTCCTGCAGGCCGGCCGCCCGGTATCGGAGAACGCCTGA